The proteins below are encoded in one region of Thermosulfurimonas marina:
- a CDS encoding Uma2 family endonuclease: MGEKGRLKVLPHYTYEDYRHWEGRWELIGGVPYAMAPIPRPRHQLLSSRIARLLDEALERAACPECVALLPVDWKISEDTVVQPDNLVVCGDLPEEDYLSEPPVLIFEVLSPSTLEKDRVLKFRLYEEVGVKYYVMVDPERLEAEIFENKGGRFRARGTFQKESFTFDLGPCRISFDFARLFAVVSR, translated from the coding sequence ATGGGCGAAAAGGGACGCTTAAAAGTGCTTCCCCATTACACCTACGAGGACTATCGGCATTGGGAGGGGCGCTGGGAACTTATTGGCGGGGTGCCCTATGCCATGGCCCCTATACCGCGGCCCCGGCATCAGCTCCTGAGCAGCCGGATCGCTCGTCTCCTGGACGAAGCCCTGGAAAGGGCCGCCTGTCCGGAATGTGTGGCCCTTCTTCCCGTAGATTGGAAGATCTCCGAGGACACCGTGGTCCAGCCGGACAACCTGGTGGTCTGTGGAGACCTTCCGGAGGAGGACTATCTTTCCGAGCCTCCGGTCCTGATCTTTGAAGTCCTTTCCCCCTCCACTCTGGAAAAGGATCGAGTCCTTAAGTTCCGCCTCTATGAGGAAGTGGGGGTAAAATACTATGTGATGGTGGACCCGGAGCGGCTAGAGGCTGAAATTTTCGAAAACAAAGGGGGGCGTTTTCGGGCCCGGGGGACCTTTCAAAAGGAAAGCTTCACCTTTGACCTCGGCCCCTGCCGAATTTCCTTCGACTTTGCGCGCCTTTTTGCGGTGGTTTCCCGCTAA
- a CDS encoding TVP38/TMEM64 family protein, which produces MWSLWENREALRAFVEAQGALAPLAFVALQALQVVLAPLPGEVTGFLAGYLFGPWEGFFLAMSGLALGSSAAFGLARLFERSLEAHFRERPFYQRTVRFTRRHGPTAAFLLFLFPGLPKDYLCYALGLLPFPFRLFFPVMLLGRAPATLALTFQGDALYRADWRRLFWVGLAVGLALCGFLILKRRLEGE; this is translated from the coding sequence TTGTGGTCCCTCTGGGAAAACCGGGAAGCTCTGCGGGCCTTCGTGGAGGCCCAGGGGGCTCTGGCGCCTCTGGCCTTTGTGGCCCTCCAGGCCCTGCAGGTGGTCCTGGCTCCGCTCCCGGGAGAGGTCACCGGTTTTCTGGCCGGCTATCTCTTTGGCCCCTGGGAGGGTTTTTTCCTGGCCATGTCCGGACTGGCTCTGGGCTCAAGTGCGGCCTTTGGTCTGGCCCGCCTCTTCGAAAGATCCCTTGAAGCCCACTTCCGGGAAAGGCCCTTTTACCAGCGAACGGTCCGTTTTACCCGAAGACACGGGCCCACGGCGGCCTTTCTCCTCTTTTTATTTCCGGGCCTCCCCAAGGACTATCTGTGCTACGCTCTGGGGCTTCTCCCCTTTCCCTTTCGGCTTTTCTTTCCGGTAATGCTCCTGGGCCGGGCCCCGGCCACTCTGGCCCTCACCTTCCAGGGGGACGCCCTCTATCGGGCCGACTGGCGGCGGCTCTTCTGGGTGGGGCTTGCCGTGGGGCTGGCCCTTTGCGGTTTTTTGATCCTAAAAAGACGCCTGGAGGGGGAATGA
- the uvrB gene encoding excinuclease ABC subunit UvrB — protein MFYGPRPREEKFKLVADFEPTGDQPQAIERLVEGVLSGVKHQVLLGVTGSGKTFTMANVIARVNRPTLVIAPNKTLAAQLYNEFRRFFPENAVEYFVSYYDYYQPEAYIPATDTYIEKDASINDLIDRLRHAATSAVLSRRDVIVVASVSCIYGLGSPEEYARFHLYLRVGDTVSRDQLLRRLVTMHYERNDYDFRRGTFRVRGDVIEVFPASEEKRALRIELFGDEVEALKVIDPFRGKVLGRLRETVIFPATHYVTGEDRLRRAIEEIRKELEERVRWFEERGQHLYAERLKKRTLYDLEMLEEMGYCHGIENYSRYLDGRRPGEPPYTLLDYFPDDFLIFIDESHITIPQLAGMYRGDRSRKETLVEYGFRLPSALDNRPLTFEEFEARVHQVIYVSATPGPYELEKAGGRVVEQIIRPTGLLDPKVEVRPAQNQVDDLLSEIRKRVARGERVLVCTLTKRMAEELTEYYADLGIRVKYLHSDIKTLERARIIRDLRKGVFDVLVGINLLREGLDIPEVSLVAILDADKEGFLRSERALIQMMGRAARNVNGTVILYADQVTPSMRRAIEETERRRRLQEEYNRRHGITPQTIHKKVEDTLARIAEADYVDLPKLLEVEEEEKFESLEELRAEIRRLEREMKKAARNLEFERAAALRDRLFALRQRLLEWQ, from the coding sequence ATGTTTTACGGTCCCCGCCCTCGGGAAGAAAAATTTAAGCTGGTGGCCGATTTCGAGCCCACCGGAGACCAACCCCAGGCCATAGAACGCCTGGTAGAGGGGGTCCTCTCCGGGGTCAAGCATCAGGTCCTTTTAGGGGTCACCGGCTCCGGGAAGACCTTCACCATGGCCAATGTTATCGCCCGGGTCAACCGCCCCACCCTGGTCATCGCCCCGAATAAGACCCTTGCGGCCCAACTCTACAATGAATTCCGGCGGTTTTTTCCGGAAAACGCCGTGGAGTATTTTGTCTCCTACTACGATTATTACCAGCCGGAGGCCTATATTCCGGCCACCGACACCTACATCGAAAAAGACGCCTCCATCAACGATCTCATCGACCGCTTGCGGCATGCGGCCACCTCCGCCGTCCTTTCCCGGCGGGACGTCATTGTGGTGGCCAGTGTTTCCTGCATTTACGGTCTGGGTTCTCCGGAGGAATACGCCCGGTTTCACCTCTATCTCCGGGTGGGAGACACGGTAAGCCGGGATCAGCTCCTCCGGCGCCTGGTCACCATGCATTACGAAAGAAACGACTATGATTTTCGGCGCGGGACCTTCCGGGTGCGTGGGGATGTGATCGAGGTCTTTCCGGCCAGCGAGGAAAAACGCGCCCTGAGGATCGAACTTTTCGGAGACGAGGTAGAGGCCCTTAAGGTTATCGATCCCTTTCGGGGAAAGGTCCTGGGGCGTTTGCGGGAGACGGTGATCTTTCCGGCCACCCATTACGTTACCGGGGAGGATCGCCTGCGCCGGGCCATCGAGGAGATCCGCAAGGAGCTTGAGGAGCGCGTGCGCTGGTTTGAGGAGCGAGGCCAGCACCTTTACGCCGAACGCCTCAAAAAGCGTACCCTCTACGATCTCGAAATGCTCGAGGAGATGGGCTATTGTCATGGAATCGAAAATTACAGCCGTTACCTAGACGGCCGGCGTCCGGGGGAGCCCCCCTACACCCTGCTTGACTATTTCCCCGACGACTTCCTGATCTTTATCGATGAAAGCCACATCACCATCCCCCAGTTGGCCGGGATGTACCGAGGGGATCGCTCCCGGAAGGAGACCCTGGTGGAGTATGGCTTCCGCCTTCCCTCGGCCTTGGACAACCGGCCGCTCACCTTCGAGGAATTTGAGGCCCGGGTCCATCAGGTCATCTATGTTTCGGCCACTCCGGGACCTTACGAGCTGGAAAAGGCCGGGGGGCGGGTGGTGGAGCAGATCATAAGACCCACGGGGCTCCTGGACCCCAAGGTGGAGGTGCGCCCGGCCCAAAATCAGGTGGACGATCTCCTTTCGGAGATCCGTAAACGGGTGGCTCGGGGCGAGCGGGTCCTGGTCTGCACCCTTACCAAGCGTATGGCCGAGGAGCTTACGGAATACTATGCGGACCTGGGGATCCGGGTGAAGTATCTCCACTCGGATATCAAGACCCTGGAGCGGGCCCGGATCATCCGCGACCTGCGCAAGGGGGTCTTCGACGTCCTGGTAGGGATCAATCTCCTGCGGGAGGGGCTGGATATCCCGGAGGTCTCCTTGGTGGCCATTCTGGATGCGGACAAGGAGGGTTTTTTGCGTTCCGAGCGGGCGCTTATTCAGATGATGGGGCGTGCGGCCCGAAATGTAAACGGCACGGTCATCCTTTATGCGGACCAGGTTACCCCTTCCATGCGGAGGGCCATAGAGGAGACCGAACGCCGGCGGCGCCTTCAGGAAGAATACAACCGCCGGCACGGAATTACTCCCCAGACCATCCACAAGAAGGTGGAGGATACCCTGGCCCGAATCGCGGAAGCCGACTACGTGGATCTTCCCAAACTCCTTGAGGTGGAAGAGGAGGAGAAATTTGAAAGCCTGGAGGAACTCCGGGCAGAGATCCGGCGCCTGGAGCGGGAGATGAAAAAGGCGGCCAGGAATCTCGAATTTGAGAGGGCCGCAGCCCTGCGCGATCGTCTCTTCGCCCTGCGCCAGCGCCTTTTGGAGTGGCAGTAG
- a CDS encoding AbrB/MazE/SpoVT family DNA-binding domain-containing protein, which translates to MRSLKEIVSLSSKGQIVIPREVRERLGLKKGDLLEMELEGELIKLKLLSKSKNLKNWKSLRGLLKGKYSTREFLTDRAEERKREFCK; encoded by the coding sequence ATGAGATCACTAAAAGAGATTGTCTCTCTTAGCTCCAAGGGGCAAATAGTAATCCCACGTGAGGTTCGTGAAAGGCTGGGGTTAAAGAAGGGAGATCTTTTGGAAATGGAACTGGAAGGAGAGCTAATTAAGCTAAAACTGCTCAGCAAATCGAAGAATTTAAAAAATTGGAAATCTCTTCGCGGGCTTCTTAAGGGAAAATATTCTACCAGAGAGTTTTTAACGGATCGTGCGGAAGAAAGAAAACGCGAGTTTTGCAAATGA
- a CDS encoding cytochrome b N-terminal domain-containing protein: MKAGSSSRYRVSPRLSWGLAATLVVVVVSGLVLAYPYREAFPFLSTLAIENVVPFGRLFRRIHYLSGLLFVVLLLWHGVEALLSESYQRRSWLRWTALTATLPLGLLLAFTGYVARGDETGRLAGYIAETLSLKIPFLGPLLNALFFGVREEGVHRAYLFHIYGTGALLLLSGIWHFRLRRLPLEDLLFWATLTLAAVPFLPLGLHGPGFHLLVKGPWFFVGIQEALRHLPPRLAGIVFPALGPMLYLGTKAWPRACGRALLLWTLLYGGLTVVGLVR; this comes from the coding sequence GTGAAGGCGGGATCCTCCTCGAGATACCGGGTTAGTCCTCGTCTCTCCTGGGGGCTTGCGGCCACCCTAGTAGTGGTGGTGGTAAGCGGGCTGGTCCTGGCCTATCCTTACCGGGAGGCCTTTCCCTTTCTTTCTACCCTGGCCATCGAAAATGTGGTGCCCTTTGGAAGGCTCTTCCGGCGGATCCACTACCTGAGCGGTCTCCTTTTTGTGGTCCTTCTTTTGTGGCATGGGGTGGAGGCCCTTCTTTCCGAAAGTTATCAACGTCGAAGCTGGCTGCGCTGGACAGCCCTTACCGCCACCCTTCCCCTGGGACTCCTTTTGGCCTTCACCGGATATGTGGCCCGGGGGGACGAGACCGGGCGGCTGGCCGGCTATATTGCCGAGACTTTGAGCCTCAAGATCCCCTTTCTGGGGCCCCTCCTTAACGCCCTCTTTTTCGGCGTGCGCGAGGAAGGGGTTCACCGGGCCTATCTCTTTCATATTTACGGCACCGGGGCTCTGCTCCTCCTTTCGGGGATCTGGCATTTTCGCCTGCGGCGGCTTCCTCTGGAAGACCTCCTTTTCTGGGCCACCTTGACCCTTGCGGCCGTGCCCTTTCTCCCCCTGGGCCTCCACGGCCCGGGTTTCCATCTTTTGGTAAAGGGTCCGTGGTTTTTTGTAGGAATCCAGGAGGCCCTGCGGCACCTCCCTCCGCGCCTGGCGGGGATAGTCTTTCCGGCCCTGGGGCCTATGCTCTACCTGGGAACCAAGGCCTGGCCCCGGGCCTGCGGGAGGGCCCTTCTCCTCTGGACCCTCCTTTATGGAGGGCTCACCGTGGTGGGACTTGTGCGATGA
- the larC gene encoding nickel pincer cofactor biosynthesis protein LarC: MKRAWLQAVGGVAGDMFLAALLSAGLPEEELARFLSELPGGLRLETRTVSVSGISALRVELSATAPGNLPTRLSDFLALLEGLGLAPRILSAARKIFRLIFEAEARVHGRTPEEVNLHELSAWDTLGDVLGVLWGLERLGIAELYVSALPLGSGLLETAHGRLPHPAPATLEILKGVPVYGVPEKFETVTPTGAALVRVLARGFGPPPPMEIEAVGSGAGTFPLATRPNLLRLLVGRPPGEVFSEEVVEIVTDLDDETPETLAQVAERLLSAGALDVGFLPRTMKKGRPGLKLEVLAPPEAAEELARLLLEETVTLGVRLRRLERRVLLRQTRTVETPWGPVRVKLARSPSGKLKVKPEFEDLRTLSQKTGLSLREIREAVQSRISGLKWERD, translated from the coding sequence ATGAAGCGGGCCTGGCTTCAGGCGGTAGGCGGGGTAGCCGGAGACATGTTCCTGGCCGCCCTCCTTTCGGCAGGGCTTCCAGAGGAGGAGCTGGCGCGCTTTCTCTCCGAGCTTCCGGGGGGGCTCCGCCTTGAGACAAGAACGGTTTCGGTCTCGGGAATTTCGGCCCTAAGGGTCGAGCTTTCGGCCACCGCCCCCGGGAATCTCCCCACCCGCCTTTCGGACTTTCTCGCCCTTCTCGAAGGTCTTGGGCTTGCCCCGAGGATCCTTTCGGCGGCCCGCAAGATCTTTCGGCTAATCTTTGAGGCCGAGGCCCGGGTCCACGGAAGGACTCCCGAGGAGGTAAATCTTCACGAGCTTTCGGCCTGGGATACCCTGGGGGATGTCCTGGGAGTGCTTTGGGGGCTTGAGCGTCTGGGGATCGCCGAACTCTACGTTTCGGCCCTCCCCCTGGGCTCCGGCCTTCTTGAGACCGCCCACGGGAGGCTGCCTCATCCGGCCCCGGCCACGCTGGAGATCCTGAAGGGGGTTCCGGTCTACGGGGTGCCCGAGAAGTTTGAAACCGTAACCCCCACCGGGGCGGCCCTGGTAAGGGTTCTGGCCCGGGGCTTTGGTCCGCCCCCGCCCATGGAAATAGAAGCGGTGGGGTCCGGGGCGGGGACTTTCCCTCTGGCCACCCGCCCCAACCTCCTGAGGCTTCTCGTGGGGCGACCTCCGGGAGAGGTCTTTTCCGAGGAAGTGGTGGAGATAGTCACCGATCTCGACGACGAAACTCCGGAGACCCTGGCCCAGGTGGCCGAAAGGCTCCTTTCCGCCGGGGCCTTGGATGTGGGTTTTCTTCCACGGACCATGAAAAAAGGCCGCCCCGGGCTGAAACTTGAGGTCCTGGCCCCCCCGGAAGCGGCCGAAGAGCTGGCCCGCCTCCTCTTGGAGGAGACCGTGACCCTGGGGGTGCGGCTGAGGCGCCTTGAGCGCCGGGTCCTTTTGCGCCAGACCCGTACGGTGGAGACCCCTTGGGGCCCGGTGCGGGTGAAGTTGGCCCGAAGCCCTTCGGGAAAACTCAAGGTCAAGCCCGAGTTTGAAGACCTGCGGACCCTCTCCCAGAAGACGGGGCTTTCCCTGCGGGAAATACGGGAGGCGGTGCAGTCCCGAATTTCAGGATTAAAATGGGAAAGAGACTGA
- a CDS encoding ubiquinol-cytochrome c reductase iron-sulfur subunit, whose protein sequence is MERREILKWTVGAVALGVAGYAGLSVIRRFVPHPPKKILVKEKDLPTEMIPVKVGPEYFLVRLPGGKLLALSRRCPHLGCTVNYFPQKNLFICPCHQSRFALSGAYLSGPAPRGLYPLKWEKSEGGILLEIPG, encoded by the coding sequence ATGGAAAGGCGCGAGATCTTGAAATGGACCGTGGGTGCGGTGGCCCTGGGAGTGGCGGGCTATGCGGGCCTTTCGGTCATCAGGCGTTTTGTCCCCCATCCCCCGAAAAAGATCCTGGTCAAGGAAAAGGATCTTCCCACGGAAATGATACCGGTCAAGGTGGGGCCGGAGTATTTTCTGGTGAGGCTTCCTGGAGGAAAGCTTCTTGCCCTTTCCCGAAGGTGTCCCCATCTCGGCTGCACGGTTAACTATTTTCCCCAGAAGAATCTTTTTATCTGCCCCTGCCATCAGAGCCGCTTTGCCCTCTCCGGGGCCTATCTTTCCGGGCCGGCTCCCCGGGGGCTTTACCCCCTCAAATGGGAGAAAAGTGAAGGCGGGATCCTCCTCGAGATACCGGGTTAG
- the thpR gene encoding RNA 2',3'-cyclic phosphodiesterase encodes MIRCFLAVSLPEDLKEILREIQGRLAAETSGVRWVRPEGFHLTLKFFGNIPEEKLPALVRAAERVLQEFRPFELVLEGLGFFPESGPPRVVWVGLSGELEPLLEMERRLSRAFAKLGFPPEKRPFHPHITLGRVKDGRRSRELRARAAEIRVPPGRFRLDHLTFYQSKLHPEGALYSVLKEVPLGNA; translated from the coding sequence ATGATCCGCTGTTTTTTGGCCGTCAGTCTTCCTGAAGACTTAAAAGAGATCCTGCGCGAGATTCAAGGACGTCTTGCTGCCGAAACTTCCGGGGTGCGCTGGGTCCGTCCGGAGGGCTTTCACCTGACTCTCAAGTTCTTTGGAAACATCCCTGAGGAGAAGCTTCCGGCCCTGGTGCGGGCCGCGGAAAGGGTCCTGCAGGAGTTCCGTCCCTTCGAGTTGGTTCTGGAAGGGCTGGGCTTTTTCCCGGAGAGCGGGCCGCCCCGGGTGGTCTGGGTGGGCCTTTCCGGAGAACTTGAGCCTCTCCTAGAGATGGAAAGACGCCTTTCCCGGGCCTTTGCCAAGCTGGGTTTTCCTCCGGAAAAACGTCCTTTTCACCCCCATATCACCCTGGGAAGGGTCAAAGACGGCCGCCGAAGCCGGGAACTGCGCGCGCGGGCGGCAGAAATCCGGGTCCCCCCGGGAAGATTCCGTCTGGATCACCTCACCTTTTATCAGAGTAAACTCCACCCCGAGGGGGCCCTTTATTCCGTACTCAAAGAGGTGCCCCTAGGGAATGCGTAA
- a CDS encoding type II toxin-antitoxin system VapC family toxin, with product MSTINFGEAFYMLIKKGFREEAYTLWNKRDQLPLKFISPTWKRIKLAAEIKAVYPLSYADAFCAALALEMEAPVLAGDPEFKKVNGLELIWIP from the coding sequence ATGAGCACTATCAATTTTGGAGAAGCCTTCTATATGCTCATCAAGAAAGGATTTAGGGAAGAAGCCTACACCCTTTGGAATAAAAGAGACCAATTGCCCCTAAAGTTTATCTCTCCCACCTGGAAAAGAATAAAACTAGCTGCGGAGATTAAGGCAGTTTACCCGTTGTCTTATGCTGATGCCTTCTGTGCCGCTTTGGCGCTAGAAATGGAGGCTCCAGTGCTCGCCGGGGATCCTGAATTCAAAAAAGTCAATGGGTTGGAGCTTATCTGGATCCCATGA
- a CDS encoding CinA family nicotinamide mononucleotide deamidase-related protein has product MVRGALVAVGDELVSGRVLNTTSFEAARILSSYGYRILEMVSVGDEKEVIAYHLQRLLREVDFLVVSGGLGPTEDDLTVEAAARALGLPLRLHQGILVRIRENEKAQGLAENPLRDKMAYLPEGAEPLSRDLSVAGFFLRHQGKLLFFLPGIPEQFQRLLVDRALPILLEAFPPEEEVFVRTLRFFDLREAEINQAVRERDLSGVEVGFYPVFPEVRVTLISRAKNLEEARKRVFSLVEFLRGRFPEHLFGEDEEELPAALGKLLRERSQTLSLAESCTGGLASSLVTRIPGSSDYFLGGAVTYANQAKKEILGVPERFLRLFGAVSREVARAMAEGVRRRFGATYGLSVTGIAGPGGGSPEKPVGTVWMGLSTPTETVARHFLFPGTRHEIQTLAAYTLLDWLRRYLLTGNLFPHYRFARE; this is encoded by the coding sequence ATGGTCAGAGGGGCCTTGGTTGCGGTAGGGGATGAGTTGGTCTCCGGGCGGGTGTTGAACACCACCAGTTTTGAGGCCGCCCGGATCCTCTCCTCCTATGGCTATCGTATCCTGGAAATGGTAAGCGTGGGCGATGAAAAGGAGGTCATCGCCTATCACCTCCAGCGACTCCTCCGAGAGGTGGATTTTCTGGTAGTGAGCGGAGGCCTGGGGCCTACCGAGGACGATCTCACGGTGGAGGCCGCGGCCCGGGCCCTGGGGCTTCCCCTGCGCCTTCACCAGGGCATCCTCGTCCGCATCCGGGAGAACGAAAAGGCCCAGGGGCTTGCCGAAAATCCTCTGCGGGACAAAATGGCCTATCTTCCGGAAGGGGCGGAGCCCCTCTCGCGAGATCTTTCGGTGGCCGGTTTTTTCCTGCGTCACCAGGGAAAGCTCCTCTTTTTCCTCCCTGGGATCCCCGAACAGTTTCAGCGTCTTCTGGTGGACCGGGCCCTCCCCATACTGCTTGAGGCCTTTCCTCCGGAAGAGGAAGTCTTTGTGCGTACCCTGCGCTTTTTCGATCTCCGGGAGGCGGAGATCAATCAGGCGGTGCGGGAAAGGGATCTTTCCGGGGTGGAGGTAGGATTTTACCCGGTCTTTCCGGAGGTACGGGTGACCTTGATCTCGCGGGCCAAAAACCTGGAAGAGGCCCGCAAGAGGGTCTTCTCTCTGGTGGAATTTCTCAGGGGCCGCTTTCCGGAACATCTTTTCGGGGAGGACGAAGAAGAATTACCTGCGGCCTTGGGGAAACTCCTCCGGGAGCGAAGCCAAACCCTTTCTCTGGCCGAATCCTGTACCGGAGGTCTGGCTTCCTCGCTGGTCACGCGCATTCCCGGATCTTCCGACTACTTTTTGGGCGGGGCCGTGACCTATGCCAACCAGGCCAAAAAGGAAATTCTGGGGGTGCCAGAGCGCTTTTTACGACTCTTTGGAGCGGTCTCGCGGGAGGTGGCCCGGGCCATGGCCGAGGGAGTGCGCCGGAGGTTCGGGGCCACTTACGGCCTTTCGGTGACCGGGATCGCCGGTCCCGGAGGCGGAAGTCCGGAAAAACCCGTGGGGACCGTGTGGATGGGGCTTTCTACCCCTACGGAGACCGTGGCCCGGCATTTCCTTTTTCCGGGCACGCGGCACGAAATCCAGACCCTTGCGGCCTACACCCTCCTTGACTGGTTGCGCCGTTATCTCCTTACGGGAAACCTCTTTCCCCACTATCGCTTTGCGAGGGAATAG
- a CDS encoding ATP-binding protein, with product MARCRLCRNQGQRTPAEIYLPAHRLPLCREHFLSWFERYLDRTIRSFKMFTRGQRILVAVSGGKDSLSLWQALTSLGYEADGVFIYLGIEENSFSLLSRRAAEAMAERLGRPLHIIDMPRELGFSVPDLRRKTRKTCSLCGTVKRQYLNQIAKRLGYEVIVTGHNLDDEASSLLGNLLNWNLKYLARKYPVLPAERGFVRKAKPLCRHSVREIRLYAEIRKLPYLAESCPLSEEATRPFYAQLLDELEEKAPGTKLRFYLDYLRKAYPLFAGHREEFMDRELITCERCGEPAVSSPCLLCRLKEEYGARA from the coding sequence ATGGCCCGCTGCCGTCTCTGCCGTAATCAAGGACAGAGGACCCCGGCCGAAATCTATCTCCCGGCCCACCGTCTTCCCCTTTGCCGGGAGCACTTTCTCTCCTGGTTCGAGCGGTATCTCGACCGTACCATCCGGTCTTTTAAGATGTTCACCCGGGGCCAGCGGATCCTCGTGGCCGTCTCCGGGGGCAAGGACAGTCTCTCCCTCTGGCAGGCCCTGACCTCTCTGGGATACGAGGCCGACGGGGTCTTTATCTATCTGGGGATCGAGGAAAACTCCTTTTCTCTTCTTTCCCGGCGAGCGGCGGAGGCCATGGCCGAACGCCTGGGGCGCCCCCTGCATATTATCGATATGCCCCGGGAGTTGGGCTTCAGCGTCCCGGACCTCCGCCGCAAGACCCGCAAGACCTGCTCCCTCTGTGGTACGGTCAAGCGCCAGTATCTCAACCAGATCGCCAAGCGCCTGGGCTATGAGGTCATCGTCACCGGACACAACCTGGACGACGAGGCCTCCTCCCTCCTGGGAAACCTCCTTAACTGGAATCTTAAGTACTTGGCCCGCAAGTATCCGGTGCTCCCGGCCGAGCGGGGTTTCGTGCGCAAGGCCAAACCCCTCTGTCGCCATAGTGTCCGGGAAATCCGCCTCTATGCCGAAATCCGCAAGCTCCCCTATCTGGCCGAAAGCTGCCCCCTTTCCGAGGAGGCCACCCGCCCCTTTTACGCGCAACTCCTGGACGAACTAGAAGAAAAGGCCCCGGGGACCAAGCTCCGCTTTTACCTGGACTATCTGCGCAAGGCCTATCCCCTTTTCGCCGGGCACCGGGAAGAATTTATGGATCGGGAGCTTATCACCTGCGAGCGCTGCGGAGAACCTGCGGTCTCCAGTCCCTGTCTCCTTTGCCGCCTGAAGGAGGAATATGGTGCGCGTGCCTAA
- a CDS encoding peptide-binding protein produces MRKILLGILLFFFLAPPLRAQDYGDAVVIGTIGDASTLIPMLATDAASHEVAGLIFNGLVKYDPYLNLVGDLAQDYEISLDGRTITFHLRRGVKWHDGVEFTAEDVMFGFKLITDPHTPTAYAGDFLEVDRAEVVDRYTFRVHYRRPFAPALSSWGNLVVLPKHLLEGKDLTRTDFGRHPVGTGPFRFKEWRSQEKIVLEANPDYFAGRPYLNWIVFRVIPDPATMFMELKAGGLDWMNLTPLQYARETNSPAFRARFRKYKYLAFSYTYLGYNLRHPLFRDRRVRQALSYAIDKQEIVDGVLFGLGVPATGPYKPDTYWYNPNVRRYPYDPQKARELLAEAGWRDTDGDGVLDKKGRPFEFTILTNQGNLSRLLAAQIIQRRLSQIGIRVHIRTVEWTAFIHDFIDKRRFEAVILGWTTGPEPDLYDVWHSSKIKPPGLNFISYANPEVDRLLEEGRRTFDRRKRKEIYDRFQEILAEDQPYTFLYVPMALPCIHKRFRGIKPAPIGISYNLERWWVPKGAQKYLVP; encoded by the coding sequence ATGCGTAAAATCCTCCTGGGGATACTCCTTTTTTTCTTTCTGGCGCCTCCGCTCCGGGCCCAGGACTATGGGGACGCCGTGGTCATCGGGACCATCGGGGACGCGAGCACCCTGATCCCCATGCTGGCCACGGACGCTGCAAGCCACGAGGTGGCCGGTCTCATCTTTAACGGTCTGGTGAAATATGACCCCTATCTAAACCTCGTAGGGGATCTCGCCCAGGACTACGAGATCTCTCTGGACGGCCGCACCATCACTTTTCATCTCCGCCGAGGGGTAAAGTGGCACGACGGGGTGGAGTTTACCGCCGAGGACGTGATGTTCGGCTTCAAACTCATTACCGATCCCCATACCCCTACGGCCTATGCCGGGGACTTCCTGGAGGTGGACCGGGCCGAAGTGGTGGACCGCTACACCTTCCGGGTCCATTACCGGCGGCCCTTTGCCCCGGCCCTTTCCTCCTGGGGCAACCTGGTGGTTCTACCCAAACATCTCCTGGAAGGCAAAGACCTCACCCGCACGGACTTCGGCCGCCATCCCGTAGGCACCGGTCCCTTCCGTTTCAAGGAATGGCGCAGCCAGGAGAAGATCGTCCTGGAGGCCAACCCGGACTACTTTGCCGGCCGCCCCTATCTTAACTGGATCGTCTTTCGGGTCATCCCGGATCCGGCCACCATGTTTATGGAGCTCAAGGCCGGGGGCCTGGACTGGATGAACCTCACCCCCCTTCAATATGCCCGCGAGACCAACTCTCCGGCCTTTCGGGCCCGCTTTCGCAAGTATAAGTATCTGGCCTTCTCCTACACCTACCTGGGATACAACCTGCGCCATCCCCTTTTTCGGGATCGACGGGTGCGCCAGGCCCTCTCCTATGCCATCGACAAGCAGGAGATCGTGGACGGGGTCCTTTTCGGACTGGGGGTTCCGGCCACCGGCCCCTATAAACCCGACACTTACTGGTACAATCCTAATGTGCGCCGCTATCCTTATGATCCCCAGAAGGCCCGGGAGCTCCTGGCCGAGGCCGGATGGCGGGATACGGATGGTGACGGGGTGCTCGACAAAAAAGGTCGGCCCTTTGAGTTCACCATCCTCACCAACCAGGGGAATCTTTCCCGTCTCCTGGCCGCCCAGATCATCCAGCGGCGTCTTTCCCAGATCGGCATCCGGGTCCATATCCGCACCGTGGAGTGGACGGCCTTTATCCATGATTTTATTGACAAGCGGCGTTTCGAGGCCGTGATCCTGGGCTGGACTACCGGCCCGGAGCCTGACCTTTACGACGTCTGGCACTCGAGCAAGATTAAACCCCCGGGGCTCAATTTCATCTCCTACGCCAACCCGGAGGTGGACCGGTTGCTGGAGGAGGGGCGCCGGACCTTTGATCGGCGCAAGCGGAAAGAAATCTACGACCGTTTCCAGGAAATCCTGGCCGAAGACCAGCCCTATACCTTTCTTTACGTCCCCATGGCCCTCCCCTGTATCCACAAGCGCTTCCGGGGCATAAAGCCCGCCCCGATAGGCATCTCCTATAACCTTGAGCGCTGGTGGGTACCCAAGGGGGCCCAGAAGTATCTGGTCCCTTAG